The following DNA comes from Mucilaginibacter jinjuensis.
AAAAGAATTTTATATCATATATAGTAGCGGGGATGGCATTAGTGATGTTACAACCCGCCTGTAAGACTACCGATATCCAGCCCGTGGACAGGATCTCGAGCGAGGTAGCTTTTACAACGCACGATAAAATCAATGCTGCGGTAATTGGTGTTTATGATGGCCTACAAAGCCCTGAGTTTTTATCTGGCCGATCATTAATTTATAGCGATGTGTTAGGACAGGATGTTGTTGTTGCGGGTGCAAGCGCATTCTTCTACAGCATATACTCTAATACAATGATTTCTACTGATGGTTATGCAACACCTGAGTGGAACGCAGGTTATGCTGCCGTTGCAAAAGCCAATCGTACCATGGAAGGTATACAAGCTAATTTAGCTGCAGCCGGCAATGATGCAAAAGCATTCATGGCTGAGTGTGAATTTGGCAGAGCGTTGGCTTACTTTACATTAGTAAATCATTTTGCACAGCCGTATAATTTTACAGCTGGCGCAACGCACTTAGGCGTGCCTTTGATCTTAAAATCATCAAGTGCATTTACAAGTGCAGATTTGGTGCCTCGTGCAAGCGTAGGTGATGTTTACAAACAAATTATTGCTGATTTGAAAGATGCAGAAGTTAATCTTCCTGCAGACCAAGGCGATGAGGCTGTTGAGCGTGCAAATAAATATGCAGCATCTGCATTATTAGCACGTGTATATTTATACCAGGGCGATTACGCCAATGCGAAAGCAGAAGCTGATAAAGTAATTAATGCTGGTGTTTATTCATTAAACGCAGATCCAACTGCTTGTTTTGCTTTAGGTAATTACACTACAAGCGAAAGCATCTTCTCGATTGCTAACAGCATAAGTGATAACCCTAACACTAACAATGCATTACCAATGCACTATAATTCACAGTTAAAAGGTGGACGTGCAGATATCGTAGTTTCAAATACTTTCTTAACTCTTCCTGGTTTTGCTACCGATGATAAAAGAAGAGCTTTAATGTATTCTGAAACAAAAGGCGGCAGTACACTTACCTATTGCGGTAAATATACTGACGTATCTGGAAGAGCTGACTGGGCCCCTATTCTTAGATATGCAGAAGTATTGTTAACAGATGCAGAGGCAACTGTTAGAGTTTCTGGTACTGTTGATGCTGGTTCATTAGCCAAATTAAACCAAGTTAGAGATCGTTCAAGAGTATCTGCACCTCAATATACATTAGCAAGCTTTGCTACAGCTAATGATTTTATTAATGCAGTATTATTAGAGAGAAGGATTGAGCTTGCGTTTGAAGGACACCGTATTGGCGATGCCCTGCGTAACAAACAAGGTATTACTGGTAAACAGAATTATCCTGATTTTTCTGCGGCTGCTGATGTACCATACGGTTCAGATAAAGAGATTTTCCCAATACCAAGTACAGATATCAAATTAAATCCAAACCTGGTACAAAACCCTGGTTATTAATTTATAATGATATTAAGGGCCTCTCCAACCGGGAGGCCCTTTTTTTATGCATAAAATTGGCGTAAGGCATCTGTTAAAGCCAACTTTATATTAATTTAGCATGCTGTTTTTGTGAATGGCAGAAGTTGTGGCTAAGCCACTGTTAGATGAATTTAAACCTTGTCATAATTTATGAATACAATTAAAAAAACAATTTTACTTAGCTTTTCTATTTTAACTACTGCCTTCGCAGCTAATTCTCAGCCATTAAGTTCATATTTAGGGACCGCCTGGCAAACCCAAACTTATTCTGAAGTTAAAGGGAACCCATATTGCACAGAAACCTGGACAAAAGGGGATGTTGCATTAAAAAATGGAACTGTTTATAAAGGCATGTTGGTTATGTATGATCAGGTAGCAGACCGTTTATTATTTGAAAGTGAGAAAGGTGATACGTTGGCGTTTGTACTCCCGGTACATGAGTTTGAGATGCCTGTAACTGAAAAGGGTAAAACAATTGATCATAATTATCGCAACGGCTTCCCGGCCGTTAATTCAAATACAGTTGAAACCTTTTATGAAGTAATTAATGATGATAAAGTGAAACTTTTAAAACGGACAAAGAAAACCGTGCTAAGTCATAAAGATTATGGATCAGCTAATCAGGTCAGTGAGATTAATGCTAATATCACATATTATATCTTAAAGAATGATGTAATGGCTGCAATTAAACCCAATAGTAAAAGTGTTTTAGATGCGTTAAGCGATAAATCAGCCGAGATTGAAAAACATATTAAGGAAAATAATTTAGATGTAAAGCGGGATGATGATTTGAACAAGATTTTCACGTATTACAATTCTTTATAAGTGCCTGTGAGGTTTATATAGCACTTGTTTTAATCAGACTATAATTAAAGTCCAGCTTTACTAAGCAGGACTTTTTTGTTGCTAAAAATTATTTTAGCATTACAAGCAGGCTTTATAATTTAATATAAATACACACGTTTAACTTGTATTAAGCTTATTATGACTTGTTTGCTGATTAACTAACCTATAAAACCTATGAAAAAAATTCAAACGCTGTTTTTTGTTGTACTTGTGATGGCGGCTTCTTCTTTTGTGGCCCATGGGCAAGGGATAGTAACATCTAATCAAGGCACCCCCTTCACGTCTCAGGTTTATGCCGAAGTTAACGGATCGCCATATCTTTCATCAAGGTGGGTAACTGGTAACGTTGCATTAAAAGATGGGCAAATTTACAAGAGTGTAGAAATTAAGTATGACCAGGTTGGCGATCAGCTGCTGTTTAAGGCCGATAATGGTGACTCGTTATTATTTGCACAGCCTGTTCACGAATTTGAGCTACCGGTAACAGAAAAGGGTAAAACTACTACCCGTAACTATCGCAACGGTTTCCCTGCCGTTAATGGCAATACCACAAATAATTTTTATGAAGTAATTAATGACGGTAAGGTTAAGATATTAAAACGCACTAAAAAGAATATACAAAGCCATAAGGATTATTCATCGGCGAATGTAATTAACGATATCAATACAAATACCACCTACTATGTATTGAAGGATAATACAATGACCTTGATAAAACCAGGCAGTAAAACTATTTTGGAAGCCTTAAGTGATAAATCTGCAGAGGTGGCAAAATATATCAAAGACAATAACCTGGATGCCAGGCAGGATGCTGACCTGGGTAAAATATTTACCTATTACAATTCGCTATAATATTTACCAGTCCGTTTGTATAGGACACACAACAAGTTAAGTGGTACCATCACGTTGCTACTAAGTTAAATAACGGAGCTTATTTGTAAGTCCGCCTCAAAAAGATTGAGGCGGACTTTTTTATTTTTTTGTAAAAAGGTTGTTGCTATCAAGTATTTATTTTGTTACATTTAATTTATCAAACAATTTTTAATAGAAAACAATTGTGAATTTTTAATGAAGTTCACTTTTTTCATAAATATCTGTAATTGATATTTTCAATATTAAAATTGAAAAAATGTAAGCCTAGTGCTTTATTTTTTAATAAAAATTCAAAAAAACGGTCGTTTTAACATAATTAATAGTTAATCTAGGTCATTTTTTCGAATTTGATAAAATTTTTAACGTTTTTGAGTTAATATATTTTATATTTTCTATTAAATGCCATTTAATTTTTAGTGTTTCGTAATTTTTTCAATGTGTTTATTTGATTTTTACTTGTTTTATTATAAAATAGGTTTAAATATTCCTTATTAATGTAACTAAAACGTTAAACAGACTTTAAAAAAAAGTCTGTTTTTTTTTGTTCATTGCAATAATTAGCTATTTTTAGACACTTAATTAAACAAACTAGTAACGCATGAAAAAAATTCTACTCAATTTTTTATGGGTTTTGATTATTATGGGCTCAAATGCCTATGCCCAAACCCGAACAGTTACCGGTACAGTTACCGGTAAAGACGATGGCTTACCACTCCCAGGTGTAAGTGTTGTTGTAAAAGGTACCAAAACCGGTACTCAAACAGGTCCCGATGGTTCTTATGGTATTAAAGTTGCCCCAGGGCAATCATTGGTGTTTACTTTTGTGGGCTTTGCTTCACAAACACATATCCCAAGCGGCGACAGATTAAATGTTACACTTACCGGTTCGGCCAGTGCACTTAACGAGGTTGTGGTTGTGGGTTATGGTACCCAGGTAAAAAGAGATAACATTGCCAGTATCTCTAATGTTAAAGGTAAAGACCTTGCAGAGCAACCGGTACAAAACTTCCAGCAATCATTAGGCGGCCGTGCTGCCGGTGTGCAGGTATCAATCGGTAGCAGTGTTGTTAATAACCAGCCAACTATCCGTATCCGTGGTATTAACTCATTAGCGCTAAGCTCGCAGCCACTTTTCATTATTGATGGTATTCCGTCTTTTTCTGATAACACAAATGGTAGCTCTGCAACAAGCAGCCCGCTTTCTGCAATTGACCCTAATGATATCGAGAGCATCGATGTTTTAAAAGATGCTGCTGCAACTGCTATTTATGGTAGCCGTGCTGCTAACGGTGTTGTTGTGGTAACTACCAAAAAAGGTAAAAAAGGTAAAACTGTAGTTTCAATGGATAACTGGATTGGTGTAAGCAAAGTAATGCGCCTGCCAGACCTGTTAAACGCTCAGCAATATGTTACCTTAAAAAACGAAGCATTAACTAATGCCGGTTTATTTAACCCAACTACAACTTACTTTGCTTTAGGTACTGATGCTAGCGGTAATACAATTAATACCAACTGGTTTGATTATGTATACAGAACGGGTAAAGCTTACAATAGCAGTATTGCTATTTCTGGTGCTAATGATAACACCAGCTATTACTTATCTGCTAACTACAGCAATCAGGATGGTGTTTTAGCAAAAAACGGTTATGAACGTAAGGGTATCAATGCAAATATTGATCATAAAGTAAGTAAGATCATTACATTGGGAGCTAAAGTTGCTTACTCAAACGAAAGCAACTTATCAGCTACTACTTCAGGTTCACAAAGCGGTGAGGCATTTAATATTGCTGGTTTGGGCCGTATTCCATTGGTGAGCCCGCCAAACGTATCACCATATAATAACGATGGTTCTTATAATTTAAGCGGTAATACTTTAGGCTTAGGTGCTAACAAAGGTATTTCTACCAGTTATTATAACATTGTTCCTATTTTAGATTTAAACAGATCTAATAGTTATGTTAACCACATTACCTCTAACATCTATTTACAAGTAAAACCATTATCATGGATTACTTTGAAAACCATGTATGGTATTGATAACTTCCTGGTGGATAATGATATTTTCCAATCTCCTGTACATGGTGATGGCGCGCCTAACGGTTCGGCAACAGCTACCTACTCAAAAAATATGAGATGGGTTTGGGATAACACCGCGCAATTTGATCATTCATTTGGCAAACATAGCCTAAGCTTATTAGCTGGTAATGAACAACAACGCGATATTGTTAGAGGTTTCGGTTTAAACCGTACCATTATTTCTGATCCTTCATTTAACGTAGTTCAGGCTGGTTATGCTACAACAGTAACTTCTGGTTTATCTTATGGCGATAACTACCTGGTATCATTCTTCGGTCGTTTAAACTATGATTTCGACAAGAAATATTACCTTACCGGAACCTTACGTCAGGATCAGGATTCTCGTTTTGGTCCTGATAAAAAGAAAGGGATATTTGCAAGTGCTGCCGCAGGATGGGAAATTACAAGAGAGAAATTTTGGAGCGCAATTGGTGCCGACAAAATATTCAGCAGCTTTAAAATCAGAGGTAGCTATGGTAAAGTTGGTAACAACTTAGGTTTATCAAACTACGCTTCTTATGGTTTATACGCAAACGGTTTATATAACGGTGCAGCAACATTGGCATACAACCAAACCGGTAACAACTTGTTAGGTTGGGAAACCAGTAGAAAAACAGATATCGGTTTTAACTTTGGTGTGCTTAAAGACCGTATTACAGGTGAGGTTGCTTACTACAAAAACAACATCTCTGGTTTAATTTTCCAGGTGCGTGAAGCTCCTTCTGCTGGTTTACCAACAGATCCTTATGTTAACATTGGTAACATGTATAACAAAGGTTTGGAGATTACCTTAAATGCTGATGCCATCAGAACAAAAGACTTTACATGGACTTCTTCTTTCAACATTAGCTTTAACCAAAACAAGTTAACATCAATTGTACCGGGTATTACCCGCCTAACACAACAAAGTTCGGCTAACGAAACAACAAACATTAACGAAGTTGGCCACTCTGTAGGTAGTTTATACATTATCCGCACTGCTGGTGTTGACCCTGCAACTGGTCGCCGTATCTTCATCAACGGTCAAAACCAAAAAGTTTATTATAACTACGCTGGTGGTAACCTGGCATGGACTTATGCCGATGGTTCAAAAGCCCCTGCAATTACCCAGGCAAGTGATGCGGTTAACTACGCAAATACAGCGCCGAAAGAAATTGGTGGTTTTACCAACACATTCCGTTACAAGAATTTTGACTTAAACGTATTGTTAACTTACCAATTAGGCTACCAGATTTATTGGGGTACCCATGCAGGTTTGCTTGATCAGCGTTTCTGGAACAACTCAACCGAGGTGTTAAACAGATGGACAACACCTGGTCAGGTTACCAATATCCCTAAAGTGGTTTATGGTGATAACGTTTCAAATGGTTCATCTTTACCTCTTGATATTAACGTATTTAATGGTAATTTCCTGAAACTTAAATCATTAAACTTTGGTTACTCTTTACCAAAAGAGTTGCTTAGCAGATTTGGTATATCTAACTTAAGGTTTTATGTAAGTGGTTACAACTTAGCCATGATTACCAAATATCCTGGTCCGGATCCTGAAGTTTCTTCAAATGGTCCAGGTAACACAAGCACCGGCTTTACATCAAACAGTACGCAAGGTGTTGACAGAAACTCTGCAGCAAACGCAAGAACATATACAGCTGGTTTCTCTGTTAAATTTTAACGATTAGATTTTAAGTAAGATGAAAAAGAAGATATTAGTGATGTTAGGTATTGCAGTAACGTTGAATTACTCTTGCCAAAAAGATAAATTATACCCGGTTAACCAAACACAGGTTTCCAATCAGGACAATGCTCCGTTTACTACACCAAGCCGTATCTTAAGCCAGGTGTTGGCCTTGTACTCTACTGCGCGTAGCGGTCAGTTTTTAGGGGGTAGATATACCGTATATAATGAAGTAAAAGCCGATAACTGGGTTAACTACTCGCAAAATAGTATTACCGCTTACCAAACATGGAACGCTACAGTTACCAGTACCAGTTCTGAGGTACAAAACTTATGGGCGCAGGCTTATTATGTAATTAACAACTGTAACCTGTTTATTGATGGTATGGCTGCTAAAGGTACATCGGTAGTAGGTGCAGCTACAGCTGCAAATTATATAGGTGAAGCTAAATTTGTAAGAGCCTTAAGCTATTATTGCTTATTACAGCTTTATGCACGCCCTTATATTGATGGTAATGGTTCTAAACCAGGTTTACCTTTACGTTTAACCGGTAACTCGGTTTATGGTAACTATGATTTAGCCCGCAGTACCGTGGCGCAGGTTTATGCACAAGTTATTTCTGATTTAAATGATGCAGAAACAGGCTTGCCATCAACTTACTCTGATGCGTTAACAAATGTAATCAGGGCGCATAAAAACTCGGCAATTGCTTTAAAAACCCGCGTTTACTTAGCTATGCAGGCGTATGATAAAGTAGTTACCGAAGGAAACAAGATTGTTACCGCTTCTGCACCATTTACTGCACCAACGGGTGTAGCCAATGCATTACAGGCTGATGTAACTAAAGTTTATGCGGCCCCTTACAGTACTACCGAATCTATTTTCTCAATGCCATTTGTAAGCGGTACAGAAAACCCGGGTACACAAAACCAATTGGGCTATTATTTCTACCAAAATGCCGGTACAAAAGGTATTGCGGAGTTTTATTTAAACCCAACCGGCGTAATTGCCGATCCTAACTGGAAAGCAGCGGATAAAAGAAGAAGCTTATTGTATACTTCTGTAGCATCTGCTACTGCCGGGAAAGTCTTTACTTTAAAGTATCCACTTGCGAGCCCATATCCGGATTATGTTCCGATTATGAGATACCCGGAAGTGTTATTAAACCTGGCAGAGGCCAGAGCCCGTACTACAAATGCTGTAGATCCGCAGGCCGTTGCGTTGCTAAATGCCGTACGTAATCGTTCTGATGCATCTACAACCTTTACAGTTGCGAGCTTTGCTACTGCTACCGATTTAATTAACGCAATACTTCAGGAAAGAAACATCGAGTTTTTGGGTGAAGGTTTAAGAAATATAGATCTGGTACGTTTAGGTTTAACCATCCCGGCTAAATCTACGGTATCTGCTATCCCTTCTACAGATTCGAGATATATCTGGCCAATTGCGGGTGACGAATTGCTTTACAACAAGCTGATGACCCCGAACAATTAATCAGTATTTTTTTTAAAACAAAAAA
Coding sequences within:
- a CDS encoding RagB/SusD family nutrient uptake outer membrane protein, with amino-acid sequence MKKNFISYIVAGMALVMLQPACKTTDIQPVDRISSEVAFTTHDKINAAVIGVYDGLQSPEFLSGRSLIYSDVLGQDVVVAGASAFFYSIYSNTMISTDGYATPEWNAGYAAVAKANRTMEGIQANLAAAGNDAKAFMAECEFGRALAYFTLVNHFAQPYNFTAGATHLGVPLILKSSSAFTSADLVPRASVGDVYKQIIADLKDAEVNLPADQGDEAVERANKYAASALLARVYLYQGDYANAKAEADKVINAGVYSLNADPTACFALGNYTTSESIFSIANSISDNPNTNNALPMHYNSQLKGGRADIVVSNTFLTLPGFATDDKRRALMYSETKGGSTLTYCGKYTDVSGRADWAPILRYAEVLLTDAEATVRVSGTVDAGSLAKLNQVRDRSRVSAPQYTLASFATANDFINAVLLERRIELAFEGHRIGDALRNKQGITGKQNYPDFSAAADVPYGSDKEIFPIPSTDIKLNPNLVQNPGY
- a CDS encoding SusC/RagA family TonB-linked outer membrane protein — protein: MKKILLNFLWVLIIMGSNAYAQTRTVTGTVTGKDDGLPLPGVSVVVKGTKTGTQTGPDGSYGIKVAPGQSLVFTFVGFASQTHIPSGDRLNVTLTGSASALNEVVVVGYGTQVKRDNIASISNVKGKDLAEQPVQNFQQSLGGRAAGVQVSIGSSVVNNQPTIRIRGINSLALSSQPLFIIDGIPSFSDNTNGSSATSSPLSAIDPNDIESIDVLKDAAATAIYGSRAANGVVVVTTKKGKKGKTVVSMDNWIGVSKVMRLPDLLNAQQYVTLKNEALTNAGLFNPTTTYFALGTDASGNTINTNWFDYVYRTGKAYNSSIAISGANDNTSYYLSANYSNQDGVLAKNGYERKGINANIDHKVSKIITLGAKVAYSNESNLSATTSGSQSGEAFNIAGLGRIPLVSPPNVSPYNNDGSYNLSGNTLGLGANKGISTSYYNIVPILDLNRSNSYVNHITSNIYLQVKPLSWITLKTMYGIDNFLVDNDIFQSPVHGDGAPNGSATATYSKNMRWVWDNTAQFDHSFGKHSLSLLAGNEQQRDIVRGFGLNRTIISDPSFNVVQAGYATTVTSGLSYGDNYLVSFFGRLNYDFDKKYYLTGTLRQDQDSRFGPDKKKGIFASAAAGWEITREKFWSAIGADKIFSSFKIRGSYGKVGNNLGLSNYASYGLYANGLYNGAATLAYNQTGNNLLGWETSRKTDIGFNFGVLKDRITGEVAYYKNNISGLIFQVREAPSAGLPTDPYVNIGNMYNKGLEITLNADAIRTKDFTWTSSFNISFNQNKLTSIVPGITRLTQQSSANETTNINEVGHSVGSLYIIRTAGVDPATGRRIFINGQNQKVYYNYAGGNLAWTYADGSKAPAITQASDAVNYANTAPKEIGGFTNTFRYKNFDLNVLLTYQLGYQIYWGTHAGLLDQRFWNNSTEVLNRWTTPGQVTNIPKVVYGDNVSNGSSLPLDINVFNGNFLKLKSLNFGYSLPKELLSRFGISNLRFYVSGYNLAMITKYPGPDPEVSSNGPGNTSTGFTSNSTQGVDRNSAANARTYTAGFSVKF
- a CDS encoding RagB/SusD family nutrient uptake outer membrane protein is translated as MKKKILVMLGIAVTLNYSCQKDKLYPVNQTQVSNQDNAPFTTPSRILSQVLALYSTARSGQFLGGRYTVYNEVKADNWVNYSQNSITAYQTWNATVTSTSSEVQNLWAQAYYVINNCNLFIDGMAAKGTSVVGAATAANYIGEAKFVRALSYYCLLQLYARPYIDGNGSKPGLPLRLTGNSVYGNYDLARSTVAQVYAQVISDLNDAETGLPSTYSDALTNVIRAHKNSAIALKTRVYLAMQAYDKVVTEGNKIVTASAPFTAPTGVANALQADVTKVYAAPYSTTESIFSMPFVSGTENPGTQNQLGYYFYQNAGTKGIAEFYLNPTGVIADPNWKAADKRRSLLYTSVASATAGKVFTLKYPLASPYPDYVPIMRYPEVLLNLAEARARTTNAVDPQAVALLNAVRNRSDASTTFTVASFATATDLINAILQERNIEFLGEGLRNIDLVRLGLTIPAKSTVSAIPSTDSRYIWPIAGDELLYNKLMTPNN